ggccatcctgagctacatagttaGATCacatctcaaaacaccaaaacaggGATTGAGCATTTAGTTTAATGGATgaccacttgcctagcaagcataagCCCCTGTGTTCAGTTTCAGCACTGGGAAAAAAGGAATAATACAAATAAAGTGGATAATCTCAGAGGAAGATATTATTTTCCTCTAgtttccacacacatgtatgtgcatgtacacatgcatccatccatccatgtgaccacacacatgtaaacctggatacatatacacacatacacatgcatgcacacacagagaccccattgtagaaaacaaaacagaacaaacccAACTAAAACAAATTGCTTCAAATAAAGATTATTCTCATTGAAAATGTAGCTTTGTAAATTGTAAGTCCTTAGAAAGTAGTCTGTTACTGTAATTGGTATAGGCCAACCCGTTAGCCCTTATTGCTGACCAATCCTTTTGTAATCTTCCTGCTCACTAAGTTTTTAAATAGGGCAATACTTaactattatataaaattatttaataatagtTAATAATATTAAATACTTAACTATTTCATCAAGAACCTTTATAACATTCTAGAATGAAGGTTTTCAacctaatgaaaatattttcctttaaaatgtgtTGGTTATATTAGAATGGACTTTAAACTCTTTGTTATCATGAAAATATTGCTAGTTTCAATTATATATTTAGCATTAGTATGGATGATAACAACTTTGGATTTTTCCCTTACAAAATTTTCCTGTTCATTATACCTCTAGAGTCTGAATTCATATGCAGTATTCATAATAGGCTAATTTGTTTTACAGAAAGTGAAGATCATTCTGAAGAATGCTGCCTTGCAAAACAAGACATCAGCTGTGACCCCTCAGAGACTAGCTCGGCTGAAAATGGCAGCAGTGCTACATTAAGCTTATCAACATCAACATCTGATTCTTATTGCAGCCAAAGTGTAGAAGCAGCAGATGACTGGTTTTATGATGATTCTGAAGCAAGAAAGGGTTCTTCAAAGCCTTTTCTTAAAGAACCTTTAACCGAAAAAGTGTTCTCATACTTGTCAACCATTTCACTGGAAGACTGTCCTGAAAAATGTAATGAATATGATATTTTATGATGATCACAAAGATGAAAGCATTAAGGACATATtttcacaaacacacagagaggttgagataaaaaaaaaaacctgcaacaTAATAtgggatgactttttttttcttttgaaacctgGTAGCCATTGAAATCAGGCAAAGTTGCTGAATTATAAGCTTCTGTATTTCTTACATGTCCATGCTAATACTGCTTTTCTTGTTCTTTACCATAGACTGGACCTAGCCCCTGCTGATTACTtttagaaaattgaaattataggAATATTTACAATGGCATCATGAACTTTAAGTTTAAACTCCTTGTATATCATCACATAAATAATGGGAATGTATTTGCAACATACAGGAGAAATACTTTAAGAAATTTTTATCATGAACATGTTTTTGAATAAAACTTCCACAGCACTTTCTGATATTTtgggaattttaaattttatttcaatgtgAGTAGAGCTGTGTGGAATACCTCTATAGGCTTTTCTGAATTTGAAGCACACAAATTGCCTATTCAGATCCTTTCATGTCATGCTTTTGGTAAACAATATTGACTTGTTCTTATAAGACAGGCTGGAACTCTAAAGAAtccagaaaataattttcttttccatttttaattatatttttgcaGTGCCCCCTAATCTTACCTCTGTGATGGTTTAAATAGTTTGTGAGCACCTAACCCAAGCCAGGTGAGAGTTCCTCTAGTCAAATTTTTATCTAGGGGTCTGAGGAATTTATGATAGGACTCatttgttattttcctttttcctaaTCTCTCATCATATAATTAatctcacttttctttctcttgagaaTAATGATTAACAAAGTATCTCTCCTTTTGTGCTTAAATAACACATACCTATTTATACCTTTCCAAGAGATAAATTATACCTgttaaaataaatgcaaagaaacCTGCCTCAAATTGTATAATAGACTTATCCAGGCCTATCTTTTCTAACCcagaaaactttttgttttgttttataattgtttgttttgtattttgagacagagtgttgATACACATCCTGAGTGGGCttcaaactctctatgtagcccaaaatggctttaaactcctgatcctccagcctcttcctacaaagtggtgggattacaggtatgtgacaTTACACCCAGCTCTGACCCAGGAAATATAAGCAGGAGTTAGAACACCCCTTTGTTggtcttttcttctctgtctaTCCTTAAGTCTAAATAAATTTTGCCAGATCCAGGTATGTAAGGAATAGTAAAGACAAAAATTTCGCCTGGTTTCTGTTTGTTGTCCTTAAACTTCTGTCTTACTGCCTAACCTAGTTGGTAAGACTTCTCTAGGAATTTGGGTTGTATAAAAGCAATGGTAGCTTTTATCTGACTAGTCTCTGTGATAGAAATATAAATCAGGGAACTGTGATTGGCTGTGCCTTACCATACAACTTAAGGAGAAAGCAAAAATAGATTGCAGTTTGAAAGTGAGATGAGAGATTAGGAGGGATGGTTCCTGACCTCCTAACAGTACTCCATTCCCCTGTTCAGCCCTCCATGAACAATGGCTGTAATCCCTGCCCTTCACAATGTATCTTTTAGTTTTGCATCtccaggcaagcgctctaccattGGCCTCTATCCCCTTGGTAGTGTATCTTTGTATCCTAAttataaatttccttttattcttaACCTAGCAATATTTGACTTCTCTTACTAGCTACTATCCCTGATGCTTGAATAAAATTTGTTCTTGGCTTTTTTAATAAACCTTTgtaattttataataaattctctttttgaTTAAAcatggattttgtttttatttctgttactGTAATCAAGCATCCTATCCAAGTGTTATCTATATTAAAAATGAGAATGATATTTGCATATAAAGTATATGTTATACTTTCATGCTATAATAACTAATCTCTTTAAAACCTAACACTTTATTCATCAAATATAACTGTAGCCAGGTTGGTGACACAGTCCTGCAAGCCCAGTACTtggcaggtggagacagggagaccagaagttcaaagttattcttggctacatagtgagtatgaggccagccttggctacaagacacactatctcaaaaaaaaaaaaaaaatcctcaaagaataacaacaacaaaatattactCCATACCAGAGGCATATGCATTGTTCTCTTTGGAAAGCCCAGTGTACAGTATTTATGCCAGTCTAAACTACACCagtcaaaacaattttattttcaagaattATAATTTCACCTTCTATCCAAGCTGACAAATTAGATTACAAAAGTTGCCTTTCTCTTGGATCAGAAACAAAGTACAGTGCATCATCTTGTTTATGACACTGTAGCCAGAGTAGCACCATTTTTGCATTGTTTCCTGAGCTCTAGTTCCCTCAAGGTGATGAGAAGAGGATGAAACAATGTTGACACAAACAGGCAGTTGTATTACAGGAAAGGAAATATTTAGGAAACCAAATAGTTTATTATTGACAGTAGTAGAGGGAATCACTATCACTATTTTCCAAGGTTAtttactaaatgaataaatatgcttGAATAGATAATTTGATAATTTGGAACATGGGAAATCTGTGTTGCTACTAATAAACATCTGGAAATTAAAGAGACATTATATATTAACATAACATGTATGTTGTGCAGTCTAATAATTATAATGCATAATTAATAGTCCAAAAAACTGTTTCCATAGGATGTTACAGCTCTTTTGATTATAAATACCTGAAAAACAAATCAGCTAGCTAGTTTaccaaaaatagttttgtttcatAAACAAAATCCAAGTAGTGGTTGAACAACTAGCTGTAGGAAACACAAGGTCAAAATGGTGAATCAGGCTCAAATTCCACCAGAACTTTTCCTGTTTATACCAGTCAGGGTTCAATGAAGGAAGACTCACTAATCAGTTTTAGGGTaagggagtttaaaaaaaaaaagaattttttttgagcAAGTTTCAtgcagcccagattggccttgaactcattgtgtagctgaatataaccttgaacttctgctctcCTGCCTCAACCACCCAAAAGGTGGAATTGAATAGGGTTATACCATCTCATCCATGTAGTGTTGAGGCTTTATGCACGctaggtggtgtggtggtttgaatcagatttctcccttccccccattgaatgctgggtccccaggtagtggcaatttgagaggtggagctttactggaggtgtgttgttgggagcaggcttagaggttgttgcagtctggttcacattgctggtagaaatcacccaactgagagcagcttctgggaaaaagatttattttggcttatgggctcgaggggaagctccacgatgacaggggaaaacgatagcatgagcagagggtgaacatcaccccctggctaacataaggtggaccacagcaacaggagggtgtgccaaacactggcaaagggaaactggctgtaatacccataagcccgcccccaacaatacactccctccaggaggcattaattcccaaatctccttcagctgggaacctagcattcagagcacctgagtttatgggggacacctgaatcaaactatcacagagGTGTTATACCCAACTCCTCCTGGTCACAGTTTAGCTCACACTCTTGCTGTGGTTTTCCAACTGCTGTGGCAGAGCTAATGTCCagctttccccctgccatcatgaagcttctccccaaggttgtaagccaaaataaaaattttcctccAACTAGCAGctgtggtcaggtgctttgtcccagcaaggtgCCCTACATAGCAGGCACTCTGCAAACTGAACtgcatctccagccccaggcttgaTAGAttgatttgttttaattttaagagaaggtctcactatgttgtccTTAGTGATTTTTCTGCTTCAACCTCTCAAGTCTAGGACTACAGGCTTGGACCACTGCAAGTATAGGAATTGTATCTTTTCAGAGTTATAGAAGGATCTGGGGAACTAAAGATAAATGAGAGAAATTGGTTCCAATgcctttaaatctcagcacttgggtggctaaggttggaggatcactgtgagattgaggccagcctgaaactacatcatgaattccaggtcagcctgagttagcatgaaaaataaaaaaaatgagaaagaagaaatgctGAGTCAGTGGT
The genomic region above belongs to Jaculus jaculus isolate mJacJac1 chromosome 5, mJacJac1.mat.Y.cur, whole genome shotgun sequence and contains:
- the C5H1orf185 gene encoding uncharacterized protein C1orf185 homolog, translated to MASEPSRGVFNHLTYFLAAGAISLGIGFFALASALWFLIYKRREIFQNSIVKLTDEKLAQRTSKVKVKSNSQCVFISQNFHDGRGHLQEEQRKKEAAWIKESEDHSEECCLAKQDISCDPSETSSAENGSSATLSLSTSTSDSYCSQSVEAADDWFYDDSEARKGSSKPFLKEPLTEKVFSYLSTISLEDCPEKCNEYDIL